From the genome of Drosophila melanogaster chromosome 2L, one region includes:
- the Itgbn gene encoding integrin betanu subunit, isoform B: MTSLGGRAFLWIYLVFLIAEISHSDADSIDDQCRHADSCERCLSAHLECAWCTDKEYQVGYRCLSRRQLLNYNCSETDIYENQPVLDVLQDKPLKDYETSDQAVQVTPQRAYLKLVKGNTQRMKLSYRTARNNPLDLYVLMDLTWTMRDDKKTLEELGAQLSQTLKNLTGNYRLGFGSFADKPTLPMILPQHRENPCAAERATCEPTYGYRHQLSLTDDIPAFTSAVANSKITGNLDNLEGGLDALMQVIVCTKEIGWKEQARKVVILVTDGFMHLAGDGLLAGIIQRNDKQCHLNKAGEYTGSLNYDYPSLEEIYRELLRRKINVIFAVTEEVVSSYWELSALMKEISYVDILSADSSNILELIKKSYESLIKRTQFADNSPDFIDMAYYTDCGGQFPSLQKRNYCNNVTLGKQIDFYVDVTLKKYPDNQVYTHKIRVEETSLSEFMDLDVELQRPCPCQETPDPENEEGRFLCDYKGYLYCGMCECDEGWTGTYCNCPTDATNVTSNEALLQKCRQPFSDKSTSELVCSNHGDCDCGTCLCDPGYTGPFCECRECLDCDEKLADCFCGQCVCKYGWSGSKCNCDGDTDACVGPTGEICSERGTCQCEECQCEEPYLGKFCEIDPEKDNKLCLFYEPCVTCLIEQKQGMGVCENLTEICSSLDRQETYPYNFVHELDPEQDQCLVRLVNKHGIQCDSFFVYQVIDHSNFLTIQAVDCEPPDYVALVGYISAFTLLIGLLIIFIILWYIRAKDAREYAKFEEDQKNSVRQENPIYRDPVGRYEVPKALSVKYDENPFAS, from the exons ATGACGTCACTGGGCGGAAGGGCGTTCTTGTGgatatatttggtttttctaatAGCTGAGATCTCTCATTCGGATGCAGATTCAATTG ATGATCAGTGCAGGCACGCAGACAGCTGCGAAAGATGTTTATCCGCTCATCTGGAATGCGCTTGGTGCACGGACAAG GAATACCAGGTGGGATATCGTTGTCTCTCTCGCCGGCAACTACTTAACTACAACTGCAGTGAAACGGATATATACGAGAACCAGCCGGTCCTAGATGTCCTTCAGGATAAGCCCCTAAAGGACTACGAAACCAGTGATCAGGCTGTCCAAGTCACACCCCAGCGGGCATACCTTAAGTTGGTCAAAg GAAACACGCAAAGAATGAAGCTGAGCTATAGAACTGCACGCAACAATCCACTCGATTTGTACGTATTGATGGATCTAACCTGGACAATGAGGGATGACAAGAAAACCCTGGAGGAGTTGGGAGCCCAACTCAGTCAGACTCTTAAAAATCTAACAGGAAACTACAGATTGGGATTTGGTTCTTTCGCGGACAAGCCAACTCTACCCATGATTCTGCCACAGCATAGGGAAAACCCCTGTGCTGCGGAGCGGGCCACGTGTGAACCAACCTATGGATATAGACATCAACTTTCGCTAACCGATGATATACCAGCGTTCACCTCAGCCGTGGCGAACAGCAAAATCACTGGAAACTTGGACAATCTCGAAGGTGGCTTGGATGCTCTAATGCAGGTTATAGTGTGCACCAAGGAAATCGGCTGGAAGGAACAAGCTCGAAAAGTGGTGATCTTAGTGACCGATGGCTTTATGCACTTAGCGGGGGACGGTCTTCTAGCAGGTATTATCCAGCGCAATGATAAGCAGTGTCACCTGAATAAAGCAGGTGAGTACACGGGTTCATTGAACTACGACTACCCCTCGCTGGAAGAAATCTATCGGGAGTTGCTTCGTCGCAAGATTAATGTAATCTTTGCTGTCACCGAGGAGGTTGTAAGTAGCTATTGGGAACTCAGTGCCCTAATGAAGGAAATTAGTTACGTGGACATCCTAAGTGCTGATTCCTCTAATATATTGGAACTAATCAAAAAGAG CTATGAGAGTTTGATTAAACGCACTCAGTTTGCCGATAACAGCCCGGATTTTATTGACATGGCTTACTATACGGATTGCGGTGGTCAGTTTCCCAGCTTACAAAAGCGGAATTACTGCAATAACGTCACTCTGGGCAAGCAGATTGATTTCTACGTGGACGTCACTCTCAAGAAATATCCCGATAATCAGGTTTAT ACACACAAAATCCGGGTGGAGGAAACCTCCTTGAGCGAGTTCATGGATTTGGATGTTGAGCTTCAGCGGCCGTGTCCCTGTCAGGAAACACCAGATCCGGAAAACGAGGAAGGACGTTTCCTGTGCGATTATAAGGGCTATTTGTACTGCGGAATGTGCGAATGCGATGAGGGGTGGACTGGGACCTATTGCAACTGTCCCACAGATGCCACAAATGTCACCAGCAATGAAGCTCTGCTCCAGAAATGCCGTCAACCGTTTTCGGATAAATCCACCTCCGAATTGGTTTGCTCCAATCACGGGGACTGTGACTGCGGAACTTGCTTGTGTGATCCTGGATATACGGGTCCTTTTTGCGAGTGTCGCGAATGCCTGGACTGCGATGAAAAGCTGGCTGATTGTTTCTGCGGCCAATGCGTTTGCAAATACGGATGGTCGGGTAGCAAATGCAACTGCGATGGGGATACCGATGCCTGTGTGGGACCCACGGGCGAAATATGCTCGGAAAGAGGCACCTGCCAGTGCGAGGAGTGCCAGTGTGAGGAGCCGTATTTGGGTAAATTCTGTGAAATCGATCCAGAGAAGGACAACAAACTTTGTTTGTTCTACGAGCCCTGTGTCACATGTCTGATCGAGCAAAAACAGGGAATGGGCGTCTGCGAAAACTTGACTGAAATATGCAGCAGTTTGGATAGACAAGAAACCTATCCATACAACTTTGTCCACGAGCTGGATCCTGAGCAGGATCAATGCTTGGTACGACTGGTGAACAAACATGGCATCCAATGCGACAGCTTCTTCGTCTATCAGGTCATCGACCACTCAAACTTCTTGACCATCCAGGCAGTTGATTGCGAGCCCCCGGATTACGTGGCTCTGGTGGGATATATATCGGCATTTACGCTGCTCATTGGACTTTTGatcattttcataattctgtgGTACATTCGAGCTAAGGATGCCAGGGAATATGCCAAGTTTGAGGAAGATCAGAAGAATAGTGTCCGACAGGAGAATCCAATTTACAGGGATCCAGTGGGTAGATATGAAGTGCCCAAGGCGCTAAGTGTTAAGTATGATGAGAATCCTTTCGCAAGTTAa
- the CG9265 gene encoding uncharacterized protein, isoform A, protein MEKNNNELSAEDAQILANGHAHPNANGVVHQKTEPVAPAADGWRQVLWNTWDAFADVAWFIICCIGYILQDLYYIAFGYPEKELNTDIALITGGGNGLGRLLAERLGKMGTKVVIWDINKKGIAETVQIVEEAGGYCKGYVVDISKKEEVYKAADVIRDEVGDITLLINNAGVVSGLHLLDTPDHLIERSFNVNVMAHFWTTKAFLPKMIENDRGHIATIASLAGHVGISKLVDYCASKFAAVGFDEALRLELEVLGHTNIRTTCICPFFIQATGMFDDVNARWVPTLNPNDVADRVIAAIRKNEKLAVIPGFLKVLLSFKWTFPWGCVGGLLKRLVPDASPHGLPSSIAVPTVPLNSNSKLTAADIAALDAELSSVTLPAKPPSMLIQRTPSLGERVL, encoded by the exons ATggagaaaaacaacaacgagcTGTCCGCCGAGGATGCGCAAATCCTGGCCAACGGACACGCCCACCCCAATGCCAATGGAGTGGTCCATCAAAAAACGGAGCCAGTCGCTCCCGCTGCCGATGGCTGGCGTCAAGTCCTGTGGAATACCTGGGATGCCTTTGCGGACGTGGCCTGGTTCATAATCTGCTGCATTGGATACATCCTGCAG GATCTTTACTACATTGCCTTCGGCTATCCCGAAAAGGAGCTCAACACAGACATTGCACTGATCACAGGTGGTGGCAACGGACTTGGTCGCCTTCTTGCTGAGAGACTGGGAAAAATGGGAACCAAGGTCGTTATCTGGGACATCAACAAGAAGG GCATTGCGGAAACCGTCCAAATTGTCGAAGAGGCGGGTGGCTATTGCAAGGGCTATGTGGTGGATATATCCAAAAAGGAGGAGGTCTACAAGGCAGCCGATGTCATCAGAGACGAAGTTGGTGAT ATCACTCTGTTGATCAACAATGCGGGCGTTGTATCTGGGCTGCACCTTTTGGATACACCTGACCATCTGATCGAGCGGTCGTTCAATGTGAATGTCATGGCACACTTTTGG ACGACAAAAGCGTTTCTGCCCAAAATGATTGAGAATGATCGAGGACATATTGCCACGATCGCCTCGCTGGCTGGCCATGTGGGCATTAGCAAATTGGTCGATTACTGTGCGAGTAAATTCGCAGCG GTTGGCTTTGATGAGGCTTTGAGGCTGGAGCTGGAAGTCCTTGGACATACGAACATCCGAACCACCTGCATCTGCCCCTTCTTCATCCAGGCCACTGGCATGTTCGACGACGTGAATGCCAG ATGGGTACCCACACTGAATCCCAACGATGTGGCCGATCGTGTCATTGCGGCCATCAGGAAGAACGAGAAACTGGCCGTCATTCCCGGTTTCCTGAAGGTCCTCCTCTCCTTCAAGTG GACCTTCCCCTGGGGCTGCGTGGGTGGCTTGTTGAAGCGCCTGGTGCCCGACGCCTCCCCACACGGCCTGCCCAGCTCCATAGCCGTTCCCACCGTACCGCTGAACTCCAATTCCAAGTTGACGGCCGCCGATATCGCCGCTTTGGATGCTGAGCTAAGTAGCGTTACTCTGCCGGCGAAGCCACCCTCGATGCTCATCCAAAGGACACCGTCGCTGGGGGAGCGAGTCCTTTGA